The sequence TCTCCGTCGCGGGAAAGAGGCAGCCAGGGTTCATCAGCCCGCCCGGATCGAGCGCATCTTTGAGCGTGCTGACGAGCCGGCGCTGGACTGCCGACATTCCCGCCCAATAGACACGCTGGCGGGTGCGTCCGATGCCATGCTCGGCGCTGATCGAGCCGCCGAGGGCGTTGGTGATGTCATACAGGCCGGTGGTGATGGTGGCGCCTCTGGCGCGGGCGTCGGGATCGGCAAGGTCAAGCGGCGGCAGGACGTTGAAATGGATGTTGCCGTCGCCGGCGTGGCCGTAGGCCTGGGAGATCCAGCCCGGATGCTGCAGTTCGATAAACTGGCGGGCCTGGGCGATGAGCGTGGGGATGTCGGAGATGCGCACCGAAAGGTCGGTGCGCACATGGTAGCCGCGCTTGGCCTGGCCCTCGACCAGCCCCTCGCGAATGCCCCAGAATGCCCTGGCCTGCGCGCCGCTCTCGGCCAGGACGGCGTCGGTGACGATTTCTTCTTCCATTGTATCAGCAAGGAAATTCATCAGCAGGGCGCGCAAATCGATCTCGGCACTCGATGACAATTCGATCAGCACATGGACTGGCCCGGTGACCGGCGTGACGATGTTCGGGTCGGCGAGGCGCGCAAGCTCCATGCATTCCGCGCCGATGATCTCGAAGGCGGATATCAGGTCGCAGCATTGACGTCGGGCGCGCCTGAACAGCGATATAGCCGCTTCGAATGAGGGCAGCCCCAGATAGGCGGTCTCGACGCGGCCGGGTTTCGGAAAGAGCTTCATCTCGACACCGGTGATGATGCCCAGCGTGCCCTCGGCGCCGATGAAGAGCTGCTTCAGATCATAGCCGCGATTGTCTTTGCGCAGGCCGGAAAAGCCGTTCCACAATTCGCCGTCC comes from Mesorhizobium japonicum MAFF 303099 and encodes:
- a CDS encoding FAD-binding oxidoreductase, which produces MTIHGISPDVLAALEHVLGQSGVAADTADMAKYLVDWSGDHHGGALAVLKPASVAEVQAAVRLCGTLGLAMIPQGGNTGLVAGAIDIGTAGGAVVISLERLNRIRSVDADNFILQADAGCILQHIKDAADERDCLFPLALGAQGSCQIGGNAASNAGGVNVLRYGMARDLIVGLEAVLPDGELWNGFSGLRKDNRGYDLKQLFIGAEGTLGIITGVEMKLFPKPGRVETAYLGLPSFEAAISLFRRARRQCCDLISAFEIIGAECMELARLADPNIVTPVTGPVHVLIELSSSAEIDLRALLMNFLADTMEEEIVTDAVLAESGAQARAFWGIREGLVEGQAKRGYHVRTDLSVRISDIPTLIAQARQFIELQHPGWISQAYGHAGDGNIHFNVLPPLDLADPDARARGATITTGLYDITNALGGSISAEHGIGRTRQRVYWAGMSAVQRRLVSTLKDALDPGGLMNPGCLFPATETFS